The following nucleotide sequence is from Microbacterium imperiale.
CTTGCCCATCGGCTGCTGTCGCTTGGGCTGTGCGGCGCGGGCACGCTCCGCCTCCTCGACCAGACGCTGCTGCTCGGCCTGGTACTTCTCCATCGAGATGACTCGGCCCTTCGCGTCGAGCGCCTTGCCCTTGCGCGCGAGGCGCTCCTCACGAGCCTTGGCCGCCTCGGAGCCCGGGGTCGGAAGGTTGCGGATGACGATGAACTGCTGCGCCATGGTCCAGATGTTCGAGGTGAACCAGTACATGACGACGCCGAGCGGGAAGAAGACACCCGAGAAGATGAACGCCAGCGGCAGGACGTAGAGCATGATCTTCTGCATCTGGTACGCCTGGCCGGTCTTGGCTTCGGGCGACAGGTTCTTCGAGATGATCTGCAGCTGCGTGATGAACTGCGACGCGATCATGAGCACGACGAGGATCACGAGGATGACGACGGTGGCCGTCTGACCGAGGTTGATCGCCTCGATCATGTTGGTGTGCAGCGGGGCGACATCGAACAGCTGTGCGTCGTAGAACTGCTTCGTCAGCTCTGTATTGAGCAGGCCCACACCGCCGACGCCCCATTCGGCGTGCTTCTTGACGTCACTGAGCGTGTAGAACATGCCCAGCAGGATGGGCATCTGCACCAGTAGCGGCAGACAGCTCGAAACCGGCGTCGTTCCGTGCTTCTTGTACAGCGCCATGGTCTCGCGGCTCATCGCCTCACGAGACAGCTGGTCGCGCTTGCCGCGGTACTTCTCCTGGATCTTGCGCATCTCCGGCGCGAGCTCCATCATCTTGCGCTGACTCTTGATCTGGCGCACGAAGAGCGGGATCAGCGCCGAGCGCACCACGATGACCAGGCCGATGATCGACAGCACCCAGGTCGCACCGGCGGCAGCCGGCAGGCCCGCAGCCGTGAAGATCCAGTGCCAGAACACGAGGATCGCCTCGACCAGGAACTTGAACGGCCACATGATCGTGCTGAAGAAGTCAGCACCGCCGGGAGGAGGAGTCGTCGGGGTCGGCACGACGGGAGTCGGCGTGGCGAGGAAGAGATCCAGCACGGATCAGTCCTTTCTCGGCGGCACGACGAAGCCGTGCCTGGTCAGGGTGTGGCGGAAGTCCCGGTGGGCGGGGACGTCATCGACGCCTCCGGCAGCCCAGGGGTGGCAGCGGGCGAGGCGCGCCGCCGCGAGGGCGGAGCCCTTCACGAGGCCGTGCTGCTGCACGGCGCCGACGGCGTAGGCCGAGCAGCTCGGGTAGTACTTGCACACGTCGCCGTACAGGGGCGACACGATCGATCGGTATGCGTGCAGCACAGCAATCCCCGCGTTGCGCGGCATCAACGGCACGGATCGGGCGAAGGATGCCGCCGTGATGCGGCCCTCGCCGGTGGACGCGGTCGGCAACGTGGACCAGCTCATGATGCTGCTCGTCGCCGTAGACACCGCGTCACCTCGTCTCGCAGTTGGGAGAAGTCCGACCCGGCGGCCGAGGGCAACGCGCGGATCACGATGTCGGCGCCGTCGCGCACGTCGGGCAGAGCCTGCGCGCAAACGGCCTTCAGCCGTCGGCGCACTGTGTTGCGCACGACGGCTGATCCGACTTGCTTGCTGACGATGAATCCGAACCGGGGCGATCGATTCGACCCGGTGGAAACCACGTAGGTCACGGTGTGCGCTCCGGCACACCGAGCACCCCCGCGGACGACGGCCTTGTAATCCGCCCCGCGCGTGATTCGGTTTCCGCGCGCCAGCACTGATGAGGCTGTGTCAGGCCGACAGCTCGGTGCGGCCCTTGCCGCGGCGAGCCGACAGGATGGCGCGGCCGGCGCGGGTGCGCATGCGGGCGCGGAAGCCGTGCTTCTTGGCGCGGCGGCGGTTGTTGGGCTGGAACGTGCGCTTGCTCATGAGGATCACTCCGGATCGGCGGTCACCCGAACGCTTGCAGACCGGGGACACTGGGTACAGGACTGCCCGTGCGGGCATAAGTCAACCGACTAAGGGTACGTCGCGATCCTCGGTAACTCAAACCGAGCCCATGGGAACCCGCAATTATCCACCGCTGTTCACAGGCCCTGGCGACGACACGCGGGCCGGAACTACAGTGGATTTGGCGCTGTCGTCACCCCATGACTAGCGTGTCACGGTCAGTTATCCACAGCTATCCCCAGATTTGGGGCCGCATGTGTGGACAAGTATCGAACATCGCGGGAGAAGACGTGGCTCAGCATGACCTCCCGGACGTCCCGGTGTGGACGGCGGTCCTCGACCTCCTCGCCGACGACGACCGGGTGACGCCGCAGATGCAGGGCTTCCTCAGCCTCGCGGTCGCGCAGGGCGTCATGGGTGGCACTCTCTACCTCGACGTCCCCAACGATCTGACTGCCGCGCAGCTGAACAAGCGGCTCCGTCAGCCGATCATGGAGGCCCTTGCGCACGTCCATGTCGAGCCGGGCGCATCGAGCTACCGCGTCGTGGTCAATCCCGAGCTCGCGGACGCGCACCTCACCGCACCGATTCCAGTGCAGTCCGCGTCCGCTCCGGCGCCGCTTCGTCCGGCCGGCGAGGAGTACGTCGAGACGCCGGTCTCCACCTCGCGCCACGACACTCGGCTGAACCCGAAGTACACGTTCGACAACTTCGTCATCGGTCAGTCCAACCGGTTCGCCCACGCGGCGGCGGTCGCGGTCGCCGAGGCGCCCGCGAAGGCGTACAACCCGCTCTTCATCTACGGCGACTCCGGCCTTGGCAAGACGCACCTCCTCCACGCCATCGGCGACTACGCGCTCAACCTCTACACGGGGATCCGCGTGCGGTACGTCTCGAGCGAGGAGTTCACGAACGACTTCATCAACTCGATCGCCAACAACCGCGGCTCCGCCTTCCAGGCGCGCTACCGCGAGGTCGACATCCTGCTCATCGACGACATCCAGTTCCTGCAGGGTCGTGCCGAGACACAGGAGGCGTTCTTCCACACGTTCAACACGCTGCACGACCACGACAAGCAGGTCGTGATCACCAGCGATGTGCCGCCGCGTCACCTCACCGGGTTCGAAGACCGCATGCGCAGTCGCTTCGAGTGGGGCCTCATCACCGATGTGCAGGCGCCCGACCTCGAGACCCGCATCGCGATCCTGCGCAAGAAGGCGCAGTCCGAGCGGCTCCTCGTCCCCGACGACGTGCTCGAGTACATCGCGACGAAGGTCTCGAGCAACATCCGTGAACTCGAGGGTGCGCTCATCCGCGTCTCGGCGTTCGCGAGCCTCAACCGGTCGAACCTCGACATCTCACTCGCGCAGACGGTGCTGCGCGACATCGTCGATCAGGATGACGCCAACGTCATCTCCCCCACCGACATCATCACCGCCACGGCGCAGTACTTCCGCCTGTCGGTGGACGACCTCTACGGCTCGAGCCGTTCGCAGGCCGTCGCGACGGCGCGTCAGATTGCGATGTACCTGTGCCGCGAGCGCACGAGTCTGTCGCTCCCGAAGATCGGGCAGCTGTTCGGCAACCGCGACCACACGACCGTGATGTACGCCTACAAGAAGATCAGCGAACTCATGAAGGAGCGTCGCTCGATCTACAACCAGGTCTCCGAGATCACCGCGCAGCTCGGTCGCCGCTGACGCCACGCCGGGGCGTCGGGCTCAGCTTGACACTCCGTGGCGAAGGTCTCATCATGCGGTTCTGCACAGTGTGGAAAACCTGTGGATAACTCGGATTCGCCGTCGAACAGTTGTGAACGAATGACATCCCCGCTGTGGAATCCGGCGTGAGCACCGGGATCGCACCTCGATCTCGTTTCCGGATCCATCCGCAGCGGACTCACAAGTTACACGCGTGTGGTTTCCGTCTCTCGACTGCGATCCACTGACTTATCCACAGTTTCCACAGCGGTGATGAAGAAGACAGAGATATCTAGAGAGAAATGGGATTCGATCACCTCGACGGCGGCGGAGCGCACTCGAGGCCTGCTTCGGGAACCGCTGCACGTGGGCACTAGCATGGGAGAGCTTTCAACCTCGACAAGGGAGCGCCAGTGAAGTTCCAGGTCAATCGCGACGTCTTCAGCGAGGCTGTGTCGTTCGTCGTGAAGCTCCTTCCGCAGCGGAATCCTCAGCCGATCCTCGCGGGTGTGCTCATCGAAGCCACCGACGCGGGTCTCTCGCTGTCGGCTTTCGACTACGAAGCGTCCGCACGCACGACGATCGAAGCGACGATCGACGAACCCGGCACGATCCTCGTGCACGGGCGTCTGCTGTCCGAGATCGCCAGCCGCCTTCCGAACGCGCCGATCCAGATCGCGGTCGATGACGACGGCATCCTGCTCACGTGCGGCTCGGCGCGGTTCACGCTTGCCTCCATGCCGGTGCAGGAATACCCCGCGATCCCCGAGGTCACCGGTGACTCCGGCGTCGTTCCCGCCGACGACTTCGCGACGGCGATCGCGCAGGTGGCGTTCGCGGCTTCGCGCGACGATGTCACCCCCGTGCTCACGGGTGTGCAGCTCGAGGTGACGGGCACGCAGCTCAGCCTCGTCGCGACCGACCGCTACCGCGTCGCTCTGCGCGACATCCCGTTCGACAGCGGCATCGCCGCCGACGAGAACACCACGACCGCGCTGGTTCCCGCCCGCACGCTGACCGAGGTCGGCAAGACATTCGCCCACTCCGGCGACATCACCGTGTCCTTCTCGGGCTCGGGCGACCGCGAGATCATCGCCTTCACGGCGGGCAACAAGACCGTGACGTCGCTGCTGATCAAGGGCAACTTCCCGCCGGTGCGACGCCTGTTCCCCGAGGCGACCGATCACCACGCGGTCGTGAACACGGGCGAGCTGATCGAGGCGGTGCGCCGTGTCGCTCTCGTGCTCGACCGTTCCGCGCCGCTGCGCTTCACGTTCGGCGCCGACGGCGTGTCGATGGACGCGTCGGGCACCGAGCAGGCACGCGCGACGGAATCGGTCGACGCGACCCTCACGGGCGACGAGGTCGTCATCGGTCTGAACCCGCAGTACCTGCTCGAGGCACTCGCGGCGGTCAAGAGCGAGTTCACGCGCGTCACATTCACGTCGAGCGAGAACGCGAACAAGCTCAGCCCGATCCTCATCACTCCGCAGACCTCGGGCGGCGTCGAGTCGTTCAAGTACCTGCTGCAGCCCAACCTCCTCCTGCGCTGAACCTCCGCGCCGGGCACGTCGCCGGCGCAGGGGCATGTCAGGACCGAGAACTAGGGTGATCCGATGATCGTGGAGCAGCTGAGTCTGGTGGACTTCCGCAACTACGCGGCCGCCGAACTCACCCTCGCTCCCGGAGCGAACGTGTTCGTCGGCCGCAACGGCCAGGGCAAGACGAATCTGGCCGAGGCGATCGGCTACTTCGCGACGCTCGGGTCGCATCGGGTGTCGCAGGACGCACCGATGGTGCGCGACGGCGCGGATGCCGCCTTTGTGCGGGCCCGGCTCGCGCACGGTGAACGCCGCGTGCAGCTCGAGGCGCAGGTCAATCGATCGGGATCCAACAAGGCCCGGGTCAACGGCTCGCCCGTCCGCACCGCGGAACTCCCCCGCTACGCGCAGGTCGTGCTGTTCGCGCCCGAAGACCTGCAGATCGTCCGCGGCGACCCGTCCGCTCGTCGCCGATTCGCCGACCAGCTCCTCATCCAGCGCGCGCCGCGCCTCGCCGGCGTGCTCGCCGACTACGACCGCGTGCTCAAGCAGCGCAACGCCCTGCTCAAGTCGGCGCGCTCCCGCGGCGTCCGTGGCGACTCGCTGTCGACGCTCGATGTCTGGGACGACAAGCTCGTGACCCTCGGCACCGACGTGATCCGGGCGCGGCTCCGCCTCGCCTCGGAACTCGCGCGGCCCGTCGCGACCGCCTACACCGCGATCGCCGGCGCCGACCATCGGCCGCAGCTCCAGTGGGCCCTGTCGGTGGGCGGCTCCGATCCCGAAGAGGACGACTCCCCCGCCGAGGCGGCGGTGGCGGATGCCGCTGCGATCGAGCAGCTCTTCCGCACGGCCCTCGCCGAGCGACGCAGCGCCGAGCTCGACCGCGGCATCACGCTCGTCGGGCCGCACCGCGACGACCTCGTCCTCCGCATCCGCGACCTGCCCGTGAAGGGTTACGCGTCGCACGGTGAGTCGTGGTCGGTCGCGCTGTCGTTGCGGCTCGCGTCGGCGCAGCTGCTGCGCGCCGAGTCGACACTGGGCGATCCCATCGTCATCCTCGACGACGTCTTCGCCGAGCTCGACGCCGACCGACGCGCGCGGCTCGCGGGCATCGTGGCCGACTATCAGCAGGTCATCGTTACGGCGGCGGTCGCCGAGGACGTGCCGATCGAACTGCGCGCGCGCACCGTGCGGGTCGAGGCCGGGACGCTGCACGAGGTCGACGATGCCGAATCCTGATCAGCTGCCCGAGACGATCGCCACCTACCTGCGGCTCCGCGGCCTCGAGCCGTCCGGGCGCTGGAAGAAGCGCCGGCGCACGCGTACCGACGACGACGAGAACCAGCCGTTCACCTCGGGTCGCGACCCGAAGGGGCTCGGTGACGTGATCGCCGACCTCACCCGTCAGGCCGGCTGGGACGCTCAGCTGTCCCGGGAGGACCTCGTGCTGCGCTGGGCCGAGGTCGCTGGCGAGGAGACCGCGCGGCACGCCTCACCGGTCGCGCTGTCCGACGGCGTGCTCACCGTCCAGTGCGACTCGACCGCCTGGGCGAAGAACCTGCATCTGATGCGTGCGGCGATCACGACGCAGCTGGTGAGAGCGTTCCCGCAGTCGGGCGTCGAGACGGTCCGTTTCGTGGGACCGGACGTCCCCTCCTGGAAATGGGGTCCCAGAGCCGTTCCAGGGCGCGGCCCTCGCGATACCTACGGTTGAGCCACGTCCCCAGTCGTCGAATCCGCGTTTCGTTCGCCATACGGGCGCTGAGCGCCGCGAGACGGAGGCAAAACCGGTAGACTGGGCGGGACCGACCGAACCGATGTGGAGCGCTCGAAACCTATGACGTCTCAGAATTCCGACAGCGTTCCCGAAGACCCTCAGATCCCCGCCGAGGCGACCGACGAGACTCCCGCCAAGGTCGCCAACGAGTACGGCGCGGATGAGATCCAGGTCCTCGAGGGCCTCGAGGCGGTTCGCAAGCGTCCGGGCATGTACATCGGATCCACCGGTGAGCGCGGCCTGCACCACCTCGTCTACGAGATCGTCGACAACTCCGTCGACGAGGCTCTCGCCGGCTACTGCGACACCATCCAGGTCTCGATCCTCGAAGACGGTGCGATCCGCGTGGTCGACAACGGCCGCGGCATCCCGGTCGACATGCACAAGACCGAGGGCAAGTCCACCGTCGAGGTGGTGCTGACCGTCCTCCACGCCGGCGGCAAGTTCGGCGGCGGCGGCTACGCGGTCTCGGGCGGCCTGCACGGCGTCGGCTCCTCGGTCGTGAACGCGCTGTCGACCCGGCTCGACGTCGAGGTGCGTCGTCAGGGTCACGTATGGCGCCAGTCGTTCCGTACCGGCGGCGTGCCGCAGGCTCCGCTCGAGAAGGGCGAAGCCACCGACGAGACCGGCACGACCATCACCTTCTGGCCGGACCCCGACATCTTCGAGACCGTCGAGTTCGACTACGACACGCTGCGCACGCGTTTCCAGCAGCAGGCCTTCCTCAACAAGGGCCTGCGCATCGCGCTCGACGACCAGCGTCCCGACTCGGCCTACGTCGTCGACCTCGAGGACGGCACCTCCGAGAACCGCCGTCCGCACGACGACTTCCTCTACGAGCGGGGTCTCGTCGACTACGTCGAGTACCTCAACAAGCTGCGCAAGACCGAGGTCGTCAACGACGAGATCATCGAGGTGGAGTCGGAGGACACCGTCCGCCACATCTCGCTCGAGCTCGCGATGCAGTGGACGACGAGCTACACCGAGAACGTCTTCACGTTCGCCAACACGATCAACACCCACGAGGGCGGCACGCACGAAGAGGGCTTCCGCGCCGCCCTGACGACGAAGGTCAACGCGTACGCACGTGAGAAGGGCCTGCTCAAGGAGAAGGACGACAACCTCACGGGTGACGACATCCGCGAGGGCTTGACCGCCGTCATCTCCGTCAAGCTCTCCGAGCCGCAGTTCGAGGGCCAGACCAAGACGAAGCTGGGCAACACCGAGGCGAAGGCCTTCGTCCAGAAGATCGTCGGCGATCAGCTGACCGACTGGCTCGACCGCAACCCCGCCCAGGCCAAGCGCGTCATCATGAAGGCCGTGGATGCCGCGACCGCGCGTCTCGCGGCGCGCAAGGCGCGCGAGACCGCACGCCGCAAGAGCGTGTTCGAGTCGGCGTCGATGCCCGACAAGCTGAAGGACTGCACGAGCAAGGACCCGTCGATCTCGGAGATCTTCCTCGTCGAGGGAGACTCGGCCGGCGGTTCGGCCGTGCGTGGTCGCGACCCCGAGACGCAGGCGATCCTGTCGCTGCGCGGCAAGGTGCTCAACGTCGAGAAGGCACGGCTCGACCGCGCGCTCGGCAACAACGAGATCCAGGCGATCATCTCGGCCTTCGGCACCGGCATCGGCGAGGACTTCTCGGTCGAGAAGGCCCGGTACCACAAGATCGTCCTGATGGCCGATGCCGACGTCGACGGCCAGCACATCACGACGCTGCTGCTCACGCTGCTCTTCCGCTACATGCGCGGGCTGATCGAGGCCGGCTTCGTGTACCTCGCGATGCCGCCCCTGTACCGCCTCAAGTGGACGAACGCCGAGCACGAGTACGTCTACAGCGACAAGGAGCGCGACGCGCTGCTCGCCGAAGGGCTCGCGAGCGGCAAGCGCATCCCCAAGGAGTCCGGCGTTCAGCGCTACAAGGGTCTCGGAGAGATGAACCCGAAGGAGCTGTGGGAGACCACGATGGACCACAACACCCGCACGCTCCGGCAGGTGACGATCGACGATGAGGCGGCGGCCGACGAGATCTTCTCGGTGCTCATGGGCGAGGACGTCGAGTCCCGTCGCACCTTCATCCAGCGCAACGCCAAGGACGTCCGCTTCCTCGACATCTGATCGAGCGAGCGACATCGAGAAACTGAGAACGCATGTCTGACGAAGAACGTCCCGACCTCACGCCTGCCCACAACCACGGCAACATCGACCAGGTCGACCTCCAGGTCGAGATGCAGCGGAGCTACCTCGACTACGCGATGAGCGTCATCGTGGGGCGCGCGCTGCCCCGCGTCGAGGACGGGCTCAAGCCCGTGCACCGCCGTGTGATCTATGGCATGTACGACGGCGGTTACCGTCCCGACAAGAGCTACTCGAAGTGCGCCCGCGTCGTCGGCGAGGTGATGGGTCAGTACCACCCGCACGGCGACAGCGCGATCTACGACGCCCTCGTCCGTCTCGTCCAGCCGTGGTCGTTGCGCTATCCGCTCGCGGACGGTCAGGGAAACTTCGGCTCCCCCGGCAACCAGGGTGCGGCCGCCCCCCGGTACACCGAGACCAAGATGGCCGCGCTGGCCATGGAGATGGTCCGCGACATCGACGAGGACACCGTCGATTTCGAGGACAACTACGACGGCAAGACGCAGGAACCGGTCGTCCTGCCCGCGCGCTTCCCGAACCTGCTGGTCAACGGCTCGGTCGGCATCGCCGTGGGCATGGCGACGAACATCCCGCCGCACAATCTGCGCGAGGTCGCCGACGGTGCGCTGTGGTCGCTCGAGAACCCGGATGCCTCGCGCGACGAGCTCCTCGAGGCGCTCATGTCGCGCATCCACGGCCCCGACTTCCCCACCGGCGCGCAGATCCTCGGCACCAAGGGCATCCGCGAGGCCTACCGCACCGGACGCGGCTCGATCACGATGCGGGCCGTCATCGAGGTCGAGGAGATCCAGGGCCGCACGTGCCTCGTGATCACCGAACTGCCGTACCAGGTCAACCCCGACAACGTCGCCCTGAAGATCCGCGACCTCGCCCGTGACGGCAAGATCACCGGCATCGCCGACATCCGCGACGAGACCAGTGACCGTACCGGCCAGCGCCTCGTGGTCGTGCTCAAGCGCGACGCCGTCGCGAAGGTCGTGCTGAACAACCTGTACAAGCACACGCAGCTGCAGGAGAACTTCGGCGCCAACATGCTGGCGATCGTCGACGGCGTACCGCGTACGCTCCCGCTGGACGGCTTCGTGTCGTACTGGATCGAGCACCAGATCGAGGTCATCGTCCGCCGCACGCGGTACCGCCTCAATGAGGCCGAGAAGCGCATGCACATCCTGCGCGGCTACCTCAAGGCGCTCGATGCCCTCGACGAGGTCATCGCGCTGATCCGCCGCTCCCCCACCGTCGACGAGGCGCGCGAGGGTCTGAAGAGCCTGCTCGACATCGACGACATCCAGGCCGACGCGATCCTGTCGATGCAGCTGCGTCGCCTCGCGGCCCTGGAGCGGCAGAAGATCATCGACGAGGCGACCGAGCTCGAGCTCAAGATCGCCGACCTCAACGACATCCTCGCCACGCCGAGCCGGCAGCGCACGATCATCGCCGAGGAGCTCACGGCGATCGTCGACAAGTACGGCGATGAGCGTCGCACGCACATCCTGCACGGCTTCGACGGCGACATGTCGATGGAAGACCTCATCCCGGAAGAGGAGATGGTCGTCACCGTCACGCGTGAGGGCTACATCAAGCGCACGCGCAGCGACAACTACCGATCGCAGCACCGCGGCGGCAAGGGCATCAAGGGCGCTCAACTGCGAGCCGATGACGTCGTCGAGCACTTCTTCGTCACGACGACCCATCACTGGCTGCTGTTCTTCACCACCAAGGGCCGCGTCTACCGGTCCAAGGCGTACGAGCTGCCCGAGGCGGGCCGCGATGCGAAGGGCCAGCACGTCGCCAACCTGCTCGCGCTGCAGCCGGGCGAGGAGATCGCGCAGATCCTCGATATCCGCGACTACTCCGCGGCCCAGTACCTGGTGCTCGCGACCCGCGACGGCAAGATCAAGAAGACGGCGCTGTCGGAGTACGACACGAACCGCCAGGGCGGCGTCATCGCGATCCGCTTGCGCGGTCAGGAGGACGAGACCGGCGGCGACGAGCTCGTCAGCGCCCTCCTGGTCGACGAGGGTGACGACATCCTCCTCATCACCCGCAAGGGGATGTCGCTGCGCTTCTCGGCCACCGACGACGCGCTGCGTCCGATGGGCCGATCCACCGAGGGTGTGAAGGGCATCTCGTTCCGCGAGGACGACAGCCTGCTCTCCGCATCGGTCGCCCGCGGGGACGGATACGTGTTCGTCGTGACCGACGGCGGCTACGCCAAGCGCACGGCTGTCGACCAGTACCGCACGCAGAGCCGGGGTGGTCTGGGCATCAAGGTGGCGAAACTGAACGACGACCGGGGGGTCCTCGCGGGCGGCCTGATCGTCTCCGAGAGCGATGAGGTCCTCGTGGTTCTTGCCAGCGGCAAGGTGGTACGCTCCTCCGTGGCCGAGGTCCCGGCCAAGGGTCGCGACACCATGGGCGTCGTTTTCGCCCGGCCCGG
It contains:
- the gyrA gene encoding DNA gyrase subunit A; its protein translation is MSDEERPDLTPAHNHGNIDQVDLQVEMQRSYLDYAMSVIVGRALPRVEDGLKPVHRRVIYGMYDGGYRPDKSYSKCARVVGEVMGQYHPHGDSAIYDALVRLVQPWSLRYPLADGQGNFGSPGNQGAAAPRYTETKMAALAMEMVRDIDEDTVDFEDNYDGKTQEPVVLPARFPNLLVNGSVGIAVGMATNIPPHNLREVADGALWSLENPDASRDELLEALMSRIHGPDFPTGAQILGTKGIREAYRTGRGSITMRAVIEVEEIQGRTCLVITELPYQVNPDNVALKIRDLARDGKITGIADIRDETSDRTGQRLVVVLKRDAVAKVVLNNLYKHTQLQENFGANMLAIVDGVPRTLPLDGFVSYWIEHQIEVIVRRTRYRLNEAEKRMHILRGYLKALDALDEVIALIRRSPTVDEAREGLKSLLDIDDIQADAILSMQLRRLAALERQKIIDEATELELKIADLNDILATPSRQRTIIAEELTAIVDKYGDERRTHILHGFDGDMSMEDLIPEEEMVVTVTREGYIKRTRSDNYRSQHRGGKGIKGAQLRADDVVEHFFVTTTHHWLLFFTTKGRVYRSKAYELPEAGRDAKGQHVANLLALQPGEEIAQILDIRDYSAAQYLVLATRDGKIKKTALSEYDTNRQGGVIAIRLRGQEDETGGDELVSALLVDEGDDILLITRKGMSLRFSATDDALRPMGRSTEGVKGISFREDDSLLSASVARGDGYVFVVTDGGYAKRTAVDQYRTQSRGGLGIKVAKLNDDRGVLAGGLIVSESDEVLVVLASGKVVRSSVAEVPAKGRDTMGVVFARPGDDDRILAIARNGERGLTEEAASDDAPAVDAPPSAETEESGSDA
- the dnaN gene encoding DNA polymerase III subunit beta is translated as MKFQVNRDVFSEAVSFVVKLLPQRNPQPILAGVLIEATDAGLSLSAFDYEASARTTIEATIDEPGTILVHGRLLSEIASRLPNAPIQIAVDDDGILLTCGSARFTLASMPVQEYPAIPEVTGDSGVVPADDFATAIAQVAFAASRDDVTPVLTGVQLEVTGTQLSLVATDRYRVALRDIPFDSGIAADENTTTALVPARTLTEVGKTFAHSGDITVSFSGSGDREIIAFTAGNKTVTSLLIKGNFPPVRRLFPEATDHHAVVNTGELIEAVRRVALVLDRSAPLRFTFGADGVSMDASGTEQARATESVDATLTGDEVVIGLNPQYLLEALAAVKSEFTRVTFTSSENANKLSPILITPQTSGGVESFKYLLQPNLLLR
- the rnpA gene encoding ribonuclease P protein component, coding for MLARGNRITRGADYKAVVRGGARCAGAHTVTYVVSTGSNRSPRFGFIVSKQVGSAVVRNTVRRRLKAVCAQALPDVRDGADIVIRALPSAAGSDFSQLRDEVTRCLRRRAAS
- the gyrB gene encoding DNA topoisomerase (ATP-hydrolyzing) subunit B — translated: MTSQNSDSVPEDPQIPAEATDETPAKVANEYGADEIQVLEGLEAVRKRPGMYIGSTGERGLHHLVYEIVDNSVDEALAGYCDTIQVSILEDGAIRVVDNGRGIPVDMHKTEGKSTVEVVLTVLHAGGKFGGGGYAVSGGLHGVGSSVVNALSTRLDVEVRRQGHVWRQSFRTGGVPQAPLEKGEATDETGTTITFWPDPDIFETVEFDYDTLRTRFQQQAFLNKGLRIALDDQRPDSAYVVDLEDGTSENRRPHDDFLYERGLVDYVEYLNKLRKTEVVNDEIIEVESEDTVRHISLELAMQWTTSYTENVFTFANTINTHEGGTHEEGFRAALTTKVNAYAREKGLLKEKDDNLTGDDIREGLTAVISVKLSEPQFEGQTKTKLGNTEAKAFVQKIVGDQLTDWLDRNPAQAKRVIMKAVDAATARLAARKARETARRKSVFESASMPDKLKDCTSKDPSISEIFLVEGDSAGGSAVRGRDPETQAILSLRGKVLNVEKARLDRALGNNEIQAIISAFGTGIGEDFSVEKARYHKIVLMADADVDGQHITTLLLTLLFRYMRGLIEAGFVYLAMPPLYRLKWTNAEHEYVYSDKERDALLAEGLASGKRIPKESGVQRYKGLGEMNPKELWETTMDHNTRTLRQVTIDDEAAADEIFSVLMGEDVESRRTFIQRNAKDVRFLDI
- the yidC gene encoding membrane protein insertase YidC — its product is MDLFLATPTPVVPTPTTPPPGGADFFSTIMWPFKFLVEAILVFWHWIFTAAGLPAAAGATWVLSIIGLVIVVRSALIPLFVRQIKSQRKMMELAPEMRKIQEKYRGKRDQLSREAMSRETMALYKKHGTTPVSSCLPLLVQMPILLGMFYTLSDVKKHAEWGVGGVGLLNTELTKQFYDAQLFDVAPLHTNMIEAINLGQTATVVILVILVVLMIASQFITQLQIISKNLSPEAKTGQAYQMQKIMLYVLPLAFIFSGVFFPLGVVMYWFTSNIWTMAQQFIVIRNLPTPGSEAAKAREERLARKGKALDAKGRVISMEKYQAEQQRLVEEAERARAAQPKRQQPMGKQRAKKQSNKGGSQG
- the recF gene encoding DNA replication/repair protein RecF (All proteins in this family for which functions are known are DNA-binding proteins that assist the filamentation of RecA onto DNA for the initiation of recombination or recombinational repair.), which gives rise to MIVEQLSLVDFRNYAAAELTLAPGANVFVGRNGQGKTNLAEAIGYFATLGSHRVSQDAPMVRDGADAAFVRARLAHGERRVQLEAQVNRSGSNKARVNGSPVRTAELPRYAQVVLFAPEDLQIVRGDPSARRRFADQLLIQRAPRLAGVLADYDRVLKQRNALLKSARSRGVRGDSLSTLDVWDDKLVTLGTDVIRARLRLASELARPVATAYTAIAGADHRPQLQWALSVGGSDPEEDDSPAEAAVADAAAIEQLFRTALAERRSAELDRGITLVGPHRDDLVLRIRDLPVKGYASHGESWSVALSLRLASAQLLRAESTLGDPIVILDDVFAELDADRRARLAGIVADYQQVIVTAAVAEDVPIELRARTVRVEAGTLHEVDDAES
- the rpmH gene encoding 50S ribosomal protein L34; this encodes MSKRTFQPNNRRRAKKHGFRARMRTRAGRAILSARRGKGRTELSA
- a CDS encoding DUF721 domain-containing protein, with product MPNPDQLPETIATYLRLRGLEPSGRWKKRRRTRTDDDENQPFTSGRDPKGLGDVIADLTRQAGWDAQLSREDLVLRWAEVAGEETARHASPVALSDGVLTVQCDSTAWAKNLHLMRAAITTQLVRAFPQSGVETVRFVGPDVPSWKWGPRAVPGRGPRDTYG
- the yidD gene encoding membrane protein insertion efficiency factor YidD, producing the protein MSWSTLPTASTGEGRITAASFARSVPLMPRNAGIAVLHAYRSIVSPLYGDVCKYYPSCSAYAVGAVQQHGLVKGSALAAARLARCHPWAAGGVDDVPAHRDFRHTLTRHGFVVPPRKD
- the dnaA gene encoding chromosomal replication initiator protein DnaA translates to MGGTLYLDVPNDLTAAQLNKRLRQPIMEALAHVHVEPGASSYRVVVNPELADAHLTAPIPVQSASAPAPLRPAGEEYVETPVSTSRHDTRLNPKYTFDNFVIGQSNRFAHAAAVAVAEAPAKAYNPLFIYGDSGLGKTHLLHAIGDYALNLYTGIRVRYVSSEEFTNDFINSIANNRGSAFQARYREVDILLIDDIQFLQGRAETQEAFFHTFNTLHDHDKQVVITSDVPPRHLTGFEDRMRSRFEWGLITDVQAPDLETRIAILRKKAQSERLLVPDDVLEYIATKVSSNIRELEGALIRVSAFASLNRSNLDISLAQTVLRDIVDQDDANVISPTDIITATAQYFRLSVDDLYGSSRSQAVATARQIAMYLCRERTSLSLPKIGQLFGNRDHTTVMYAYKKISELMKERRSIYNQVSEITAQLGRR